One genomic window of Cupriavidus pauculus includes the following:
- a CDS encoding 2-keto-4-pentenoate hydratase, protein MDSHPTLQGIADSLWQPHGAQPFSPVPPVRDAIEALAKRGGVALEHAYRIQQINIQRQLAAGGRTVGRKIGLTSKIVQAQLGVDTPDFGTLLDTMAFGDGEEIPFGRTHQPKVEAEIALMIEYDLPHERHTIADIVGSTAYALPAIEVVGSRIANWDIRLLDTVADNASSGLFVLGTRPVKLGDLDLVRCGMVMERRGEQVSVGAGAACLGNPLNAAVWLADMMVRVGQPLQAGDVVLTGALGPMVAVHAGDVFSARIEGLGEVRAVFSKSSEFQS, encoded by the coding sequence ATGGACAGTCATCCGACACTGCAGGGCATTGCCGATTCGCTGTGGCAGCCGCATGGGGCGCAGCCGTTCAGCCCCGTTCCTCCTGTTCGCGATGCCATCGAAGCATTGGCCAAGCGTGGGGGTGTGGCGCTCGAACACGCCTACCGCATCCAGCAGATCAACATTCAACGGCAGTTGGCTGCCGGCGGGCGCACCGTGGGGCGCAAGATTGGCCTGACGTCGAAGATCGTGCAGGCGCAGTTGGGTGTAGACACGCCGGACTTCGGCACGCTGCTGGACACCATGGCTTTCGGCGACGGCGAGGAAATACCCTTCGGCCGGACCCATCAGCCCAAGGTCGAAGCGGAGATTGCGCTGATGATCGAGTACGACCTGCCGCACGAGCGCCATACGATTGCCGATATCGTTGGGTCCACGGCCTATGCGCTGCCGGCCATCGAGGTCGTGGGCAGCCGCATCGCGAACTGGGATATCCGACTGCTCGATACCGTGGCGGACAACGCGTCGAGCGGACTCTTTGTGCTCGGAACGCGCCCCGTCAAGCTGGGTGATCTGGATCTCGTGCGTTGCGGCATGGTCATGGAACGCAGGGGCGAGCAGGTCAGCGTGGGGGCGGGCGCCGCATGCCTGGGCAATCCGTTGAATGCTGCCGTATGGCTTGCCGACATGATGGTTCGCGTCGGGCAACCCTTGCAGGCCGGCGATGTGGTGCTGACCGGCGCATTGGGGCCCATGGTTGCGGTACATGCCGGGGATGTCTTCTCCGCGAGGATCGAAGGCCTGGGCGAAGTGCGCGCCGTCTTCTCGAAGTCATCGGAGTTTCAATCGTGA